A region of Flavobacterium album DNA encodes the following proteins:
- a CDS encoding DUF4254 domain-containing protein, producing the protein MFSKIAFPIFEQSINDYHQFDNVDQPVNNPFSKDKIEHLLYAKNWVDTVQWHYEDIIRNPAIDPVEALVLKRKIDASNQVRTDMVEYIDSYFLQKYSNVKVKDNAKINSESPAWALDRLSILALKIFHMNEEATREDASPEHRAKCQEKLNVLLEQKKDLSTAIDDLITDIENGDKYMKVYKQMKMYNDEELNPVLYQNKK; encoded by the coding sequence ATGTTTTCTAAAATAGCTTTCCCCATATTTGAGCAGAGCATCAATGATTATCACCAGTTTGATAATGTAGACCAGCCGGTAAACAATCCATTCAGTAAAGATAAGATAGAACACCTGTTATATGCAAAAAACTGGGTAGATACTGTACAATGGCATTATGAAGACATAATCCGTAACCCGGCTATAGACCCTGTTGAAGCGCTCGTTCTTAAAAGAAAAATCGATGCCTCCAACCAGGTGAGGACCGATATGGTAGAGTATATCGACAGCTATTTTTTACAGAAATACAGCAATGTAAAGGTAAAGGACAATGCCAAAATAAATTCCGAAAGCCCGGCATGGGCACTGGACAGGCTTTCGATACTTGCCCTTAAGATATTCCACATGAACGAGGAGGCTACCCGTGAAGACGCTTCGCCGGAGCACAGGGCAAAATGCCAGGAAAAGCTGAATGTGCTGCTGGAGCAGAAGAAAGACCTTTCTACCGCTATTGACGACCTTATTACTGATATTGAGAATGGCGACAAGTACATGAAGGTGTACAAGCAGATGAAAATGTATAATGACGAAGAGCTGAACCCGGTACTGTACCAAAACAAAAAGTAA
- a CDS encoding glycosyltransferase family 9 protein, translating into MRGTKHILVIRLSAMGDVAMTVPVIRELVASHENVKVTVVSKAAYKAFFDEIPRVSFFEADTEGRHKGFFGLLRLYGELKKLHFYAVADLHNVLRSKIITKLFAFRGKKTATVDKARKERAALTSLTNKVFEPLTPVSRRYAAVFGKLGFPISLENPVFPEKQKITLDLLELLGPKNEQWIGIAPFAQHRSKIYPRELIQQVITNLAANPNYKLMLFGGGKQEASTLKKYAKGLDNVFVIAGKMNLKQELRLISNLDLMLSMDSGNAHIAAMLGVKVVTLWGATHPYTGFAPFNQPADYALVSDREKYPLLPTSVYGNKKVKGYDDAMQTILPETVVSKINDILKKDAR; encoded by the coding sequence ATGCGGGGAACCAAACATATACTGGTCATAAGGCTGTCTGCCATGGGCGATGTCGCAATGACCGTACCTGTCATTCGCGAACTGGTTGCAAGCCATGAGAACGTAAAGGTGACCGTGGTGTCAAAAGCAGCCTATAAGGCTTTCTTTGACGAAATTCCGCGCGTTTCCTTTTTTGAAGCCGATACCGAAGGCAGGCACAAGGGCTTTTTCGGCCTCCTGCGCCTTTATGGCGAACTCAAAAAACTCCATTTTTATGCGGTGGCTGACCTGCATAATGTGCTGCGGTCGAAGATCATTACCAAACTTTTTGCTTTCAGGGGCAAAAAAACCGCCACGGTAGATAAAGCAAGGAAAGAAAGGGCAGCGCTCACCAGCCTTACCAATAAGGTATTCGAACCGCTTACGCCGGTAAGCAGGAGGTATGCGGCCGTTTTTGGAAAACTGGGCTTCCCTATATCATTGGAAAACCCGGTATTCCCTGAAAAGCAAAAAATAACACTTGACCTTTTAGAACTATTAGGCCCTAAGAATGAGCAATGGATAGGTATAGCGCCGTTTGCCCAGCACCGCAGCAAGATATACCCACGCGAACTGATACAACAGGTGATAACCAATCTGGCTGCAAATCCCAACTATAAGCTAATGCTGTTTGGTGGCGGCAAGCAGGAAGCAAGTACCCTGAAAAAATATGCCAAAGGCCTCGATAATGTTTTTGTCATTGCCGGGAAAATGAACCTCAAGCAGGAACTGCGGCTCATCAGCAACCTCGACCTTATGCTGAGTATGGATAGCGGCAATGCACATATTGCGGCAATGTTAGGTGTTAAGGTAGTCACGCTGTGGGGCGCCACGCATCCCTATACCGGCTTTGCACCATTCAACCAGCCGGCAGATTATGCCCTGGTATCCGACAGGGAGAAATACCCCTTGCTGCCCACATCAGTTTACGGCAATAAGAAGGTGAAAGGCTATGATGATGCCATGCAGACCATACTGCCCGAAACAGTCGTCAGTAAAATAAATGATATACTAAAAAAGGATGCCCG